One window of the Oscillospiraceae bacterium genome contains the following:
- the whiA gene encoding DNA-binding protein WhiA yields the protein MSFCNEVKSKLCELTTPAQYGRAFGSGLLFLHCGRHKNYLLRTEIPGAVIALGEIFEHVTGHVLPVELRSTGVRAAVLRSEEPRSAKRREYRLKPARNPKMSHSADPMRALTTVDFAKPEELSRSRIFSVFNQFGEDGTLDKSLFENPEQAQHFLRGVFISAGLAADPACDLHLEFSGLTERAAGELSRLLETLDFRPLITKRGEKWAVYFKDGEQIEYLLAALGDTGAMFELSSLRIRRDISNNLNRQINCDAANLGKSRNAAERHIAAIRYIFLKQSPDYLPAELRTTALARVENDDASLSELGILLGIGRSGVNHRLAKIVKIAEDLAVKEGEAL from the coding sequence ATGTCTTTCTGCAATGAGGTGAAAAGCAAGCTCTGCGAACTTACGACACCTGCTCAATACGGGCGGGCGTTCGGTAGCGGGCTGCTTTTTTTACACTGCGGACGTCATAAAAACTACCTGCTCAGAACCGAAATTCCGGGCGCAGTGATTGCGCTCGGAGAAATTTTTGAACACGTAACAGGACATGTCTTACCCGTCGAACTGCGCTCGACCGGTGTACGCGCTGCGGTGCTGCGCTCTGAGGAGCCACGCTCTGCAAAACGGCGGGAATACCGCCTGAAACCGGCGAGAAACCCTAAAATGTCGCACTCTGCCGATCCGATGAGGGCGCTTACGACAGTAGACTTTGCGAAGCCGGAAGAACTGTCCAGAAGCCGGATTTTTTCGGTGTTCAATCAGTTCGGCGAAGACGGTACGCTCGATAAATCTTTGTTTGAAAATCCCGAACAGGCACAGCATTTTTTACGAGGAGTGTTTATTTCGGCAGGGCTTGCCGCTGACCCGGCGTGTGATCTCCATCTGGAGTTTTCGGGGCTGACCGAGCGGGCGGCTGGAGAACTTTCAAGGTTACTGGAGACGTTGGATTTCCGCCCATTAATCACGAAACGGGGCGAAAAATGGGCGGTGTATTTCAAGGACGGAGAGCAGATTGAGTACTTACTCGCCGCACTCGGCGACACCGGAGCGATGTTCGAATTATCCAGCCTGCGCATTCGCCGCGATATCTCGAATAATCTGAACCGTCAGATCAACTGCGACGCGGCTAATTTGGGTAAGTCGAGGAACGCAGCGGAAAGACATATCGCGGCAATCCGATATATCTTTTTAAAACAGAGCCCCGACTATCTGCCGGCAGAACTGCGTACAACAGCTTTGGCACGCGTGGAAAATGACGACGCCTCGCTTTCGGAACTCGGCATTTTACTGGGCATCGGGAGAAGCGGGGTCAACCACCGGCTGGCAAAGATCGTAAAAATCGCGGAAGATCTTGCTGTAAAGGAGGGTGAAGCTTTATGA
- the murB gene encoding UDP-N-acetylmuramate dehydrogenase produces the protein MTGKAAFFCEREKIEYRINEPLSEHTSFRIGGPAALFAEPDTPKKAAALLGFCARNGIKHTMMGRGSDLLVSDDGYDGVVIRIGEKMGDMDIDGNVITAQAGGSLAGLCRFAQANHLSGLEFAFGIPGSIGGGVYMNAGAYGGELKDVITEVGYCGADGETKTLKKEECGFSYRHSFFTDKDLLIVWAKFALVPGDSAVIAAKMADIQGKRIDKQPLNFPSAGSVFMRPPGFYTGALIEQAGLKGKQIGGAQISEKHAGFIINTGDATAKDVKELIALIQDEIKRRNGVDLVCEIKFLE, from the coding sequence TTGACCGGAAAAGCGGCCTTTTTCTGCGAGCGTGAAAAAATCGAATACCGAATTAACGAGCCGCTGAGCGAACACACCAGTTTTCGCATCGGCGGCCCTGCCGCATTGTTTGCGGAGCCCGATACGCCCAAAAAGGCGGCTGCTTTACTCGGTTTTTGCGCCCGGAATGGGATCAAACATACAATGATGGGACGCGGCAGCGATTTGCTGGTCTCGGATGACGGTTATGACGGCGTTGTGATTCGAATCGGCGAAAAAATGGGCGATATGGATATCGACGGCAATGTGATTACGGCACAAGCAGGCGGCTCACTGGCAGGATTGTGCCGTTTTGCGCAAGCCAATCATTTGTCGGGTCTGGAATTTGCGTTTGGAATTCCGGGCAGCATTGGCGGCGGGGTCTATATGAATGCGGGGGCCTACGGCGGCGAACTAAAGGACGTTATCACCGAGGTCGGTTACTGCGGTGCCGACGGTGAGACAAAAACGTTGAAAAAAGAGGAATGCGGGTTCAGTTATCGGCATAGCTTTTTTACTGATAAAGATTTATTGATAGTATGGGCAAAGTTTGCGCTTGTGCCGGGCGACAGTGCTGTGATTGCGGCAAAGATGGCAGACATTCAGGGAAAACGAATCGATAAACAACCGCTCAATTTTCCCAGTGCGGGCAGCGTTTTTATGCGTCCGCCCGGTTTTTACACCGGTGCTCTGATCGAGCAGGCCGGGTTGAAAGGGAAACAGATCGGGGGCGCGCAGATCAGCGAAAAACATGCCGGATTCATCATCAACACCGGTGATGCTACCGCGAAGGATGTAAAAGAGTTAATCGCTTTGATTCAGGATGAGATCAAACGCCGAAACGGGGTGGACCTTGTCTGTGAGATCAAGTTTTTGGAGTAG
- a CDS encoding GNAT family protein produces MYLDAFENFPVIETERLVLRRLEMRDANDIYEYAAYKDAFTYTDGFPQDYEEVKAMVEIWRNEAYESKRFIRWAIELKAEKKVIGGIYMFDPQCDDISGRKADIGYEISPKYQNKGYASESIRAVGRYTVQNMGIVRVQALIMPENIPSVRACEKAGFVKEGVLRNFCHYKNGISGFKSMVIFSLTPQDIH; encoded by the coding sequence ATGTATCTCGACGCATTTGAGAATTTTCCGGTCATTGAGACCGAGCGGCTTGTTCTGAGACGGCTTGAAATGCGGGATGCGAACGATATTTACGAATACGCAGCGTATAAAGATGCATTCACTTATACGGACGGTTTTCCGCAGGATTATGAAGAAGTGAAAGCAATGGTCGAAATCTGGCGCAATGAAGCGTATGAGTCCAAGCGGTTTATCCGATGGGCAATCGAACTGAAGGCCGAAAAAAAGGTGATCGGCGGGATATACATGTTCGACCCGCAATGTGATGATATCAGCGGTCGTAAGGCGGATATCGGGTATGAAATCTCACCCAAATATCAGAACAAGGGATATGCCAGCGAATCCATCCGTGCTGTCGGGCGGTATACGGTACAGAATATGGGCATCGTGCGGGTACAGGCACTGATCATGCCCGAAAACATCCCGTCAGTGCGCGCATGTGAGAAAGCCGGATTTGTCAAAGAAGGCGTTTTACGCAATTTCTGTCATTATAAAAACGGAATCAGCGGGTTCAAGTCGATGGTCATCTTTTCTTTGACACCGCAGGATATACATTAA
- the rpoD gene encoding RNA polymerase sigma factor RpoD, producing the protein MDDKNKKKSALTPEEESPLKKPSEKTAKEGRLERDKDDFFDEKFEDIEGEDKASEAGEDEACGVEREEDFDTEKEPDEDEEPVTLDDIDEEALKNFDIDKLVLGDDGEPVTDAEEDEFEEEDAEPEGDIPDLDIEPLDMEPVDDLQEPDSEAIKDVESFISELNNGPDLEASLAADGVLIDDPVKAYLKEIGRVGLLSTEEEIELATRMGEGDENARKRLLEANLRLVVSIAKRYVGRGLQFLDLIQEGNLGLIKAVEKFDHTKGFKFSTYATWWIRQSITRAIADQARTIRIPVHMVESINKVKKAGNQILYKTGQEATPEQIAEAVGMTTGKVREILRVAQEPISLETPIGEEEDSHLGDFIPDDDAPSPADTAHLTMLKEQLDDVLRTITPREAKVLLLRFGLKDGRQRTLEEVGKEFNVTRERIRQIEAKALRKLRHPSRSKRLKDFLE; encoded by the coding sequence ATGGATGACAAAAACAAGAAAAAGAGTGCCCTGACGCCCGAGGAAGAGTCCCCGTTAAAAAAACCATCCGAAAAAACGGCAAAAGAAGGCAGGCTCGAACGGGATAAGGACGACTTTTTCGATGAGAAATTTGAAGATATCGAGGGAGAGGATAAGGCCTCCGAGGCGGGGGAAGACGAGGCCTGCGGGGTTGAGAGAGAAGAGGATTTCGACACCGAGAAAGAACCGGATGAGGATGAGGAACCGGTGACGCTCGACGATATCGACGAAGAAGCGCTCAAAAATTTTGATATTGACAAACTTGTGCTCGGTGATGACGGTGAACCCGTCACCGATGCCGAAGAAGATGAATTCGAAGAGGAGGATGCCGAACCCGAGGGCGATATTCCCGATCTCGATATTGAACCGCTCGATATGGAACCGGTTGATGATTTGCAGGAGCCGGACAGCGAGGCCATCAAAGACGTTGAGAGTTTTATCTCCGAACTCAACAACGGTCCCGATCTCGAGGCATCTTTAGCCGCCGACGGCGTTTTGATCGACGACCCGGTCAAGGCCTATCTCAAGGAAATCGGACGCGTCGGCCTGCTGTCAACCGAAGAAGAAATTGAGCTTGCCACGCGCATGGGCGAGGGCGACGAGAACGCCCGCAAACGCCTTCTCGAGGCGAACCTGCGACTTGTCGTCAGCATCGCCAAACGCTATGTCGGGCGCGGCCTTCAGTTTTTGGATTTGATTCAGGAGGGCAACCTGGGTCTGATCAAGGCCGTTGAAAAATTCGACCATACCAAGGGTTTCAAGTTTTCCACATATGCCACCTGGTGGATCCGCCAGTCGATCACCCGTGCCATTGCGGACCAGGCCAGGACCATCCGTATTCCCGTACATATGGTGGAGTCTATCAATAAGGTCAAAAAGGCGGGAAATCAGATCCTTTATAAGACCGGGCAGGAGGCGACACCCGAGCAAATCGCCGAGGCCGTAGGAATGACTACGGGCAAAGTCCGTGAGATATTACGGGTGGCTCAGGAGCCGATTTCGCTGGAGACGCCGATCGGCGAGGAAGAGGACAGCCATCTCGGTGATTTTATCCCCGACGACGACGCGCCCTCGCCTGCCGATACTGCCCATCTGACCATGCTCAAAGAACAATTGGACGACGTGCTGCGCACAATCACTCCGCGCGAGGCGAAAGTGCTCTTGCTGCGCTTCGGGCTCAAGGACGGCAGGCAGCGCACCCTTGAAGAAGTCGGCAAGGAATTCAATGTCACGCGTGAGCGCATCCGCCAGATCGAGGCCAAAGCGCTGCGCAAACTCCGTCACCCCAGCCGCAGTAAACGGCTGAAGGACTTCCTTGAATAA
- a CDS encoding Rrf2 family transcriptional regulator, with the protein MNITNMTLEADYAVRIVSAMAAAKSVENNRRLDAGALAEATGVTLRFTLKIMRKLVAAGIAKSYKGVSGGYVLAKPAGDISVGEVIEAVDGRFELARCTQNGCSNPSMTGICRFKNEFDRISEMVRKEMGKILF; encoded by the coding sequence ATGAATATCACCAACATGACGCTTGAGGCGGATTATGCGGTTCGAATCGTATCAGCCATGGCAGCCGCCAAATCCGTTGAAAACAACCGGCGGCTGGATGCGGGCGCTCTGGCTGAGGCCACCGGCGTCACGCTTCGGTTTACTTTGAAGATTATGCGTAAGCTCGTCGCTGCCGGTATTGCGAAATCCTATAAGGGCGTCAGCGGCGGATACGTTCTGGCCAAACCCGCCGGAGATATCTCGGTCGGAGAGGTCATCGAGGCGGTCGACGGCAGGTTCGAACTGGCGAGGTGTACCCAAAACGGCTGCAGCAACCCGAGTATGACGGGCATCTGCCGATTTAAAAATGAGTTTGACCGCATTTCCGAAATGGTTCGAAAAGAGATGGGAAAGATTCTGTTTTAA
- the dnaG gene encoding DNA primase, which produces MGGYALIAENIISEIKYRIDIEQLIGGYVQLKKRGTTLVGLCPFHSEKTPSFTVWPQDGHYHCFGCGAGGDIITFIRQIENLEYPEAVEFLAKRAGVEIPKSVFEQDNSKQKLRILELNRFAARWFHERLFTQEGAAGLAYLKKRRLSDKTIKRFGLGFAPAGWDNLRKAANAAGFSDNELAGAFLVSKKNETVDMFRNRVMYPIIDSTGGIIGFGGRVLDDSLPKYINSSDTVVFKKSRNLFALNFAKKAKAGHLILAEGYMDVIMLHQAGFTEAVATLGTALTQEQARLMARHTDKVIIAYDSDKAGTSATQRAYEILREAGLSARVLEMKDAKDPDEYIKKFGADRFAALLEGSADALSFKLRAIKTKYDLDLPEEKTACLKETASELANLESDVETDVYAAKAAEDLNADKKALLSEIVRLRRSKAKRRQQEELRRSGLPASVLAKPGAESKFDAVCSGIIRYLFDNPADCGRVCTLLPFQKLPDPFWDSVLDYVKSRAPEGAIDISPLGEKFTVEQMGKLSKMLSGPASCTDMNTVGKYTDKLKLDLPIDLNDEKQLLERLNDLQKIKGGKNQNNV; this is translated from the coding sequence TTGGGGGGATATGCTCTGATTGCCGAAAACATCATCAGCGAAATCAAGTATCGCATAGACATAGAACAGCTGATCGGCGGGTATGTCCAACTCAAAAAGAGAGGCACGACTTTGGTCGGCCTTTGTCCGTTTCACTCCGAAAAGACGCCTTCCTTTACGGTTTGGCCGCAGGACGGGCATTATCACTGTTTCGGATGCGGGGCGGGCGGTGACATCATCACTTTTATCCGGCAAATCGAAAACCTCGAATATCCGGAGGCCGTCGAATTTTTGGCCAAGCGCGCAGGAGTCGAGATTCCGAAATCCGTATTTGAGCAGGATAACTCCAAACAAAAGCTTCGAATATTGGAACTCAACCGCTTTGCCGCGCGTTGGTTTCACGAGCGGCTTTTTACGCAGGAAGGAGCGGCGGGACTGGCTTATTTAAAAAAACGCCGGCTGTCCGACAAGACAATCAAGCGTTTCGGACTGGGTTTTGCACCGGCGGGATGGGACAATCTGAGAAAAGCCGCAAATGCCGCAGGTTTTTCCGACAATGAACTTGCGGGCGCATTTTTGGTTTCAAAAAAGAACGAAACCGTTGACATGTTTCGCAACCGGGTGATGTATCCGATTATTGACTCAACGGGCGGCATCATCGGCTTCGGCGGAAGAGTTCTCGACGACTCGCTGCCGAAATACATCAACTCCTCGGACACCGTTGTTTTTAAAAAAAGCCGCAATCTGTTCGCACTGAATTTCGCCAAAAAAGCCAAGGCCGGACATCTGATTTTGGCCGAGGGTTATATGGACGTTATCATGCTGCATCAGGCCGGTTTTACAGAGGCGGTGGCGACGCTCGGAACGGCGTTGACGCAGGAACAGGCGCGTTTGATGGCGCGCCACACCGACAAGGTTATCATCGCTTACGACAGCGACAAGGCGGGGACGTCCGCCACCCAGCGCGCTTACGAAATTTTACGGGAAGCGGGGCTTTCGGCCCGGGTACTCGAGATGAAAGACGCAAAAGACCCGGACGAGTACATCAAAAAATTCGGCGCTGATCGATTTGCCGCGCTGCTTGAAGGCAGTGCGGACGCTCTTTCGTTTAAATTGCGGGCGATTAAGACAAAATATGATTTGGACCTTCCGGAGGAGAAAACCGCCTGTTTGAAAGAGACGGCCTCGGAACTCGCCAATCTCGAAAGCGATGTCGAAACCGACGTATATGCCGCAAAAGCGGCGGAAGATCTAAACGCAGATAAAAAGGCGCTTTTATCCGAGATCGTGCGGCTGAGACGATCTAAGGCAAAACGCCGCCAGCAGGAAGAACTCCGGCGCAGCGGACTTCCGGCATCAGTACTTGCAAAACCGGGAGCGGAGAGTAAATTCGACGCGGTCTGCAGCGGGATCATCCGTTATCTCTTCGACAACCCCGCAGACTGCGGACGGGTCTGCACGCTGTTGCCGTTTCAAAAGCTGCCCGATCCGTTCTGGGACTCGGTGCTTGATTACGTCAAATCGCGCGCGCCCGAAGGCGCAATCGACATTTCGCCGCTCGGAGAAAAATTCACGGTCGAGCAAATGGGGAAACTGTCAAAAATGTTATCGGGTCCCGCTTCCTGTACCGATATGAATACGGTCGGAAAGTATACCGATAAATTAAAACTCGATCTGCCGATTGATTTAAATGATGAAAAACAATTGCTGGAACGCCTCAATGATCTTCAGAAAATCAAAGGCGGGAAAAATCAAAACAACGTATGA
- the hprK gene encoding HPr(Ser) kinase/phosphatase — translation MYTVKLSKLISEFGLVPVTLPDVPENILISSCEVNRPGLQLLGFFEYFDSTRVQIIGLAELTFFKNMTSGQRVKGAEEYMAKKPIAVIFTRDMDPMPEFVETAKKYGVALLKTAEQTSQFMAALIALLNVELAPRITRHGVLVEVSGEGILLLGDSGVGKSETAVELIKRGHRLIADDAVEIRRVSNKTLVGSSPENIRHFIELRGIGVVNVRRLFGMGAVKATEKIDLVIELEPWDSEKIYERLGVGSETIDILGISIPCLTIPIKPGRNLAIIIETAAMNNRDKKFGYNPTKELMTQLGLDSKEFEEMARHKEL, via the coding sequence ATGTATACGGTAAAGCTGTCAAAACTGATTTCGGAGTTCGGCCTCGTTCCGGTGACGCTGCCGGATGTACCCGAGAATATTTTGATCTCATCTTGCGAAGTCAACCGCCCCGGCCTTCAGCTGCTCGGGTTTTTCGAGTACTTCGACAGCACCCGTGTTCAGATTATCGGGCTTGCCGAGCTTACCTTCTTTAAAAATATGACCTCCGGGCAGCGCGTCAAAGGTGCTGAGGAATATATGGCGAAAAAGCCGATTGCGGTCATCTTCACCCGCGATATGGATCCGATGCCGGAATTTGTTGAAACAGCCAAAAAGTACGGAGTCGCATTACTAAAGACCGCTGAGCAGACCTCCCAGTTTATGGCTGCTTTGATCGCGCTTTTGAATGTGGAGCTCGCCCCGCGCATAACCAGACACGGCGTATTGGTCGAAGTCTCCGGCGAGGGTATATTACTGCTCGGAGACAGCGGGGTCGGAAAGAGCGAGACCGCAGTGGAACTCATTAAGCGCGGGCACCGGCTGATTGCCGACGATGCGGTCGAGATCCGGCGCGTGTCCAATAAAACGCTGGTCGGTTCGTCGCCCGAGAATATCCGCCACTTTATCGAACTGCGCGGCATCGGCGTGGTCAACGTCCGCAGATTGTTCGGTATGGGCGCAGTCAAAGCAACAGAGAAAATTGACCTTGTCATTGAGCTGGAGCCCTGGGATTCTGAAAAGATCTATGAACGACTCGGGGTCGGCAGCGAAACAATTGATATTCTGGGCATTTCGATCCCCTGCCTTACGATTCCGATCAAACCGGGCCGGAATTTGGCCATCATCATTGAGACCGCTGCGATGAATAACCGCGATAAAAAATTCGGATACAACCCGACGAAAGAACTGATGACGCAGCTCGGGCTGGACAGCAAAGAATTCGAAGAGATGGCCAGGCATAAAGAACTCTGA
- a CDS encoding deoxyguanosinetriphosphate triphosphohydrolase: MTIREELEQKEHLILAPNASFADQSKGRQHNEKPCDYRTDFQRDTDRIVHSSSFSRLKQKTQVFLSPRGDHYTTRMTHTIQVAMIARTMARAMSLNENLTEAIAMGHDVGHTPFGHAGESALSKVLKDEGVFRHYEHSVRVLQCLEKDGKGLNLTAEVVDGIINHTAGKWSVCLEGRLVRIADRIAYVNHDIEDAVRAEIIKQEDVPIEIRDVLGPTKSARITTLVAGVIKHGVDCEDPGPGSELNRYFDKLHEFMFERVYTNPKAKSEESKAKEMIETLYEYFYENPEELTKRAPVDREHVSQSVVDYIAGMTDRYAVSVFEEVFVPRGWGR, encoded by the coding sequence TTGACGATCAGAGAAGAACTGGAGCAAAAAGAACATTTAATATTGGCTCCGAACGCCTCATTTGCCGATCAAAGCAAAGGGCGGCAGCACAACGAAAAACCCTGCGATTACCGGACGGACTTTCAAAGAGACACCGACCGGATTGTGCACAGTTCCTCGTTTTCTCGTCTCAAACAGAAGACGCAGGTGTTTTTATCACCGCGCGGCGACCACTACACCACCCGGATGACCCACACGATTCAAGTCGCAATGATCGCCCGCACGATGGCGCGCGCCATGTCGCTGAACGAAAACCTGACCGAGGCCATTGCGATGGGCCACGACGTCGGGCATACGCCGTTCGGGCACGCAGGAGAATCAGCATTGAGCAAAGTGCTTAAGGATGAGGGGGTTTTCCGGCATTATGAGCACAGCGTCCGGGTGCTGCAATGTCTTGAAAAAGACGGAAAAGGCTTGAATCTGACCGCCGAGGTTGTTGACGGGATTATCAATCACACCGCAGGAAAATGGTCGGTTTGCCTCGAAGGTCGGTTGGTGCGCATTGCTGACCGGATCGCCTATGTCAACCACGATATCGAGGACGCGGTTCGTGCCGAAATTATTAAGCAGGAAGATGTCCCCATTGAAATTCGGGATGTGCTCGGGCCGACCAAAAGCGCCCGGATCACAACGCTTGTCGCGGGAGTGATCAAACACGGCGTTGACTGTGAAGACCCCGGCCCCGGTTCAGAATTGAACAGGTATTTCGATAAATTGCATGAATTCATGTTTGAACGGGTTTACACCAATCCCAAAGCGAAGAGTGAAGAAAGTAAAGCCAAAGAGATGATCGAAACTTTATACGAATATTTTTATGAAAACCCAGAGGAACTCACCAAACGCGCGCCGGTCGACCGGGAGCATGTGTCGCAGTCGGTCGTGGATTATATCGCGGGAATGACCGACCGGTATGCGGTTAGTGTGTTTGAGGAGGTTTTTGTTCCGAGGGGATGGGGAAGATAG
- a CDS encoding YfcE family phosphodiesterase, with amino-acid sequence MKIIVMSDSHGNADAVQKVIARNPDADGFYHLGDGWRDFAFLIPEKGAFCIGVKGNCDYSSDLPQKDVRVLEGVRIAAVHGEDFHGIADAVLLAAKFQAKVVLHGHTHVPNIDFVNGIFVICPGTLKFGADQTYAVLTIKKGIFKPDLICLRE; translated from the coding sequence ATGAAGATCATAGTGATGTCCGACAGCCATGGCAACGCAGATGCCGTACAAAAAGTGATTGCCCGAAACCCGGACGCCGACGGATTTTATCACCTCGGGGACGGATGGCGCGATTTTGCGTTTCTGATTCCGGAGAAAGGCGCCTTTTGCATCGGCGTCAAGGGGAACTGCGATTACAGCAGCGATCTGCCGCAAAAAGACGTCAGGGTGCTCGAAGGGGTTCGGATTGCGGCTGTGCACGGCGAGGATTTTCACGGGATCGCCGATGCGGTTTTGCTGGCCGCAAAATTTCAGGCAAAAGTGGTTTTACACGGGCATACACATGTTCCGAACATCGATTTTGTCAACGGGATCTTTGTCATCTGCCCCGGAACGTTGAAATTCGGAGCTGATCAGACTTATGCCGTGCTTACGATCAAAAAAGGCATATTTAAGCCCGATTTGATCTGTTTGCGGGAATAA
- the rmuC gene encoding DNA recombination protein RmuC, whose amino-acid sequence MTTGQLLILIGINLAGIIVAALMIFSFVRNNSEKQQKMLADELSRNRTENTAAMRAGMEGVTGALMQSQRAASDIQDKRLIELTSQLKNSQDTLQKAVNESLLRMDDRMKLLSDRNEMKLEQMRQTVDEKLQKTLEERLGQSFKLVSERLEQVSKGLGEMQSLANGVGDLKKVLSNVKTRGVLGEVQLGAIIGEFLSAEQYEHEVTTKPGSRDHVEYAVKLPAEGGAPVWLPIDSKFPGDTYAALRDAYDSGDKDAVEAAAKTLCNTLKSEAKGIHDKYICPPQTTDYGVMFLPFEGLYAEAVNRGMIETLQHDYRVMIAGPSTMAALLNSLQMAFRSFAIQKRSGDVWKVLGAVKTEFGKFADTLAATQKKLEQANNELEDLVGKRTNAMRRKLRDVEQLDGPEAAQVLELEAAGSEDAEDDN is encoded by the coding sequence ATGACAACCGGACAACTCCTCATTTTAATCGGAATCAATCTTGCGGGGATTATCGTCGCCGCACTGATGATTTTTTCGTTTGTGCGCAACAACTCCGAAAAACAGCAGAAAATGCTGGCAGACGAGCTCTCGCGCAACCGCACCGAGAACACCGCAGCGATGCGCGCTGGGATGGAGGGTGTGACGGGTGCGCTGATGCAGTCGCAAAGGGCTGCTTCGGACATCCAGGACAAGCGTCTGATTGAGCTGACTTCGCAACTGAAAAACAGCCAGGACACGCTGCAAAAGGCGGTCAACGAATCGCTGCTGCGCATGGACGACCGGATGAAGCTGCTCTCCGACCGGAACGAAATGAAACTCGAGCAGATGCGCCAGACCGTCGATGAGAAGCTGCAGAAGACCCTCGAAGAACGTCTGGGGCAGTCATTCAAACTGGTCAGCGAGCGGCTCGAACAGGTCAGCAAAGGCCTCGGAGAGATGCAGTCGCTCGCTAACGGCGTCGGCGATTTGAAAAAGGTGCTCTCCAACGTAAAGACGCGCGGCGTGCTCGGCGAAGTACAGCTTGGAGCGATCATCGGCGAATTTTTAAGCGCCGAACAATATGAACACGAAGTCACGACAAAGCCGGGCAGCCGCGACCACGTCGAATACGCGGTCAAACTGCCGGCCGAAGGCGGCGCGCCGGTCTGGCTTCCGATTGACTCCAAATTTCCGGGTGATACATATGCCGCTTTGCGCGACGCCTATGACAGCGGTGATAAAGATGCCGTGGAAGCTGCCGCAAAAACATTGTGCAACACGCTGAAATCCGAAGCTAAAGGCATTCACGATAAATACATATGCCCGCCGCAGACCACCGATTACGGCGTGATGTTTCTGCCGTTTGAGGGCTTATACGCAGAAGCTGTCAACCGCGGTATGATTGAGACTTTACAGCATGACTACCGCGTGATGATCGCCGGACCGAGCACGATGGCAGCGCTGCTCAACAGCCTGCAGATGGCGTTCCGGTCATTTGCGATCCAAAAGCGCAGCGGCGACGTGTGGAAAGTGCTCGGCGCGGTCAAGACCGAATTCGGCAAGTTTGCGGACACCCTTGCGGCGACCCAGAAGAAGCTCGAACAAGCCAACAATGAACTCGAGGATCTCGTCGGAAAGCGCACCAACGCCATGCGGCGTAAACTGCGTGATGTGGAGCAGCTGGACGGGCCGGAAGCAGCGCAGGTGCTTGAACTGGAGGCAGCCGGAAGCGAAGATGCGGAGGACGATAATTAA
- a CDS encoding ROK family protein gives MYYIGIDLGGTNIAVGVCDDQYKIVGKASVKTNLPRPAEEIAADMVTAAKAAVENAGLTMTDIKWAGIGAPGSVEPKSGVIIYNNNLGFNNVPIADLVQKGLGVKTYVDNDGNAAAYGEMLAGAGKGVKDLVAITLGTGVGGGIIIDQKIYAGFNHAGAELGHMVIEKDGWPCTCGRKGCFEAYSSATGMIKMTKLGMQKHPSSIMWKLCGGNLDSAGGKTACDGVRKGDEAAQEVWDKYLDYLACGVISLINIFQPEVFCIGGGISKEGDFLLEPLRARIAKETYSRSGIPQTRIVAATLGNDAGIIGAAFLGNIR, from the coding sequence ATGTATTATATCGGAATCGATTTGGGCGGCACCAACATCGCGGTCGGAGTATGCGACGACCAATATAAAATCGTCGGGAAAGCGTCTGTAAAGACAAACCTGCCGCGGCCCGCCGAGGAGATCGCAGCCGACATGGTCACAGCGGCAAAAGCGGCCGTGGAAAACGCAGGCCTTACGATGACTGACATCAAGTGGGCGGGCATCGGCGCGCCCGGTTCCGTCGAACCCAAGAGCGGCGTGATCATCTACAACAACAACCTGGGATTCAACAACGTCCCGATTGCCGACCTCGTCCAAAAGGGACTTGGCGTCAAAACCTATGTTGACAACGACGGAAACGCGGCTGCTTACGGTGAGATGCTGGCAGGAGCAGGCAAAGGGGTCAAAGATCTGGTAGCCATTACTCTCGGCACCGGCGTTGGCGGCGGTATCATCATCGATCAAAAAATCTACGCGGGATTCAATCATGCGGGTGCGGAACTCGGGCATATGGTCATCGAAAAGGACGGCTGGCCCTGCACCTGCGGGCGCAAGGGTTGTTTCGAGGCCTACTCTTCGGCGACCGGTATGATCAAAATGACCAAACTCGGCATGCAGAAACACCCGTCTTCGATTATGTGGAAGCTCTGCGGCGGCAATTTAGACAGCGCCGGAGGCAAAACCGCGTGCGACGGCGTACGCAAAGGCGACGAAGCCGCCCAAGAAGTTTGGGATAAGTATCTCGACTATCTGGCTTGCGGCGTCATCAGTTTAATCAATATCTTCCAGCCGGAGGTGTTCTGCATCGGCGGCGGAATTTCAAAAGAAGGGGATTTTTTACTCGAACCGCTGCGGGCCCGAATCGCAAAGGAGACTTACAGCCGGAGCGGAATTCCCCAGACCAGAATCGTCGCGGCAACGCTTGGCAACGACGCGGGCATTATCGGCGCGGCATTTTTGGGGAATATTCGTTAG